In a genomic window of Occallatibacter riparius:
- a CDS encoding alpha/beta hydrolase, with protein sequence MGFPQGLKPFVPVVLIGTTEVMPYYKAASIAEGSFYLKLQVQNGVPQGAAAGDLESPLHPRLRLHRAFHSRFLPTDRDVIVYLPPGYDDHSERTYPVLYMHDGQNLFDPATSFAGRTWQVREHADAAIEAGEVEPLVIVGIYNTGDNRLAEYTHERDWQRGGGDAPKYGRLLTQELMPWVVQHYRVKTDRASTGLTGSSLGGLVTLYIGLRHAQHFGKLAVMSPSVWWNHKSILGYLNERAPEIWERPRLWLDVGEQEGKRTVQDVELLARRLKANRWIPGETLHVEKIPDGRHDEDSWAARVRPMLRFLFPAGKPEV encoded by the coding sequence ATGGGCTTCCCGCAGGGACTGAAGCCCTTCGTTCCAGTTGTGCTGATCGGCACGACTGAAGTCATGCCCTATTACAAAGCCGCGAGCATCGCAGAGGGATCGTTTTATTTGAAGTTGCAGGTTCAAAACGGAGTACCGCAGGGAGCGGCTGCGGGAGACCTGGAGTCGCCGCTGCATCCGCGGCTGCGGCTGCATCGTGCGTTTCACAGCCGCTTTCTGCCTACCGATCGCGATGTGATTGTGTATCTGCCGCCCGGATATGACGATCACTCGGAGCGCACGTATCCCGTGCTCTACATGCACGATGGGCAGAATCTGTTCGATCCGGCGACGTCGTTTGCGGGCCGCACGTGGCAGGTGCGCGAGCATGCGGATGCGGCGATCGAAGCGGGCGAAGTGGAGCCCCTGGTGATCGTGGGCATCTACAACACAGGCGACAATCGGCTCGCGGAATACACGCATGAACGCGACTGGCAGCGTGGCGGCGGCGATGCGCCGAAGTATGGGCGGCTGCTGACGCAGGAGCTGATGCCGTGGGTGGTGCAGCACTATCGCGTGAAGACGGATCGGGCTTCGACGGGGTTGACGGGGTCGTCGCTTGGCGGTTTGGTGACACTCTATATCGGGCTTCGCCATGCGCAGCATTTCGGAAAGCTGGCGGTGATGTCGCCGAGCGTGTGGTGGAATCACAAGAGCATCCTGGGCTACCTGAACGAGCGCGCGCCGGAGATCTGGGAGCGGCCGCGGCTGTGGCTTGACGTGGGCGAGCAGGAAGGCAAGCGCACGGTGCAGGATGTGGAATTGCTGGCACGGCGGCTCAAGGCGAACCGCTGGATTCCGGGCGAGACGCTGCACGTGGAGAAGATACCTGACGGGCGGCACGATGAGGATAGCTGGGCCGCGCGCGTAAGGCCGATGCTGCGGTTTTTGTTTCCGGCAGGGAAGCCGGAGGTTTAG
- a CDS encoding ABC transporter ATP-binding protein has product MDSTKTINTEVVGTAGASLATTGLRKSFGDVKAVAGVDLEVASGECFGLLGPNGAGKTTTIEICEGLTEADAGDVTLLGMQWKSHANELRQRIGIQLQETQFPDKLTVEETLRLFRSFFRKGIAVDEAIRTSQLEEKRTARVGTLSGGQKQRLAMACALVGDPELLFLDEPTTGLDPQARRHLWDLVDDLKHAGRTIILTTHYMDEAERLCDRVAIMDHGRVIALGTPKQLIASMGGDHIVEFAVTGNGEGKVDAKALTEIPGVQSHRVDAGLHQLSVTDLHTTVPRIFAAVDGMGLDLTEFRTHSATLEDVFVSLTGRYLRDE; this is encoded by the coding sequence TTGGATTCCACAAAGACAATCAATACTGAGGTGGTCGGCACCGCGGGCGCTTCGCTTGCCACTACTGGGCTGCGCAAATCCTTCGGCGATGTGAAGGCGGTTGCCGGGGTCGACCTGGAAGTGGCCAGTGGCGAGTGCTTCGGACTGCTGGGACCGAATGGCGCCGGCAAGACAACCACCATTGAAATCTGCGAAGGGCTGACCGAGGCTGATGCGGGCGATGTGACGCTGCTCGGCATGCAGTGGAAGTCTCATGCGAACGAACTGCGGCAGCGCATCGGCATTCAACTGCAGGAAACACAGTTCCCGGACAAGCTGACGGTGGAGGAGACGCTGCGGCTGTTCAGAAGCTTCTTCCGCAAGGGCATCGCGGTGGACGAGGCGATCCGCACCTCGCAGCTTGAGGAGAAGCGCACGGCGCGCGTAGGCACTCTGAGCGGCGGACAGAAGCAAAGGCTGGCGATGGCTTGTGCGCTGGTTGGCGATCCGGAACTGCTGTTTCTCGATGAGCCTACGACCGGGCTCGATCCGCAAGCACGGCGGCACCTCTGGGACCTTGTGGATGATCTGAAGCACGCGGGGCGTACTATCATCCTGACGACTCACTACATGGATGAGGCCGAGCGACTGTGCGATCGCGTGGCGATCATGGATCACGGGCGCGTGATTGCGCTGGGCACGCCGAAGCAGTTAATCGCGTCGATGGGCGGCGATCACATCGTAGAGTTCGCCGTGACCGGCAATGGCGAAGGCAAGGTGGATGCGAAGGCCCTGACCGAAATTCCAGGCGTGCAGTCACATCGCGTCGATGCGGGCCTGCATCAGCTTTCAGTGACGGACCTGCACACGACGGTGCCGCGCATCTTTGCAGCCGTCGATGGAATGGGCCTTGATCTGACGGAGTTCCGCACGCACTCGGCGACGCTGGAGGATGTGTTCGTTTCGCTCACCGGGAGGTACTTGCGCGATGAGTAA
- a CDS encoding ABC transporter permease, with amino-acid sequence MSKLAESSLFQLTATRFRLFLREPEALFWVFAFPILLAVGLGIAFRNRPADVLPVAATTPQLTQALVADKGLKATTMDEAAGTHALATGNITLLAIQTVQGVEYKYDDTNPDARNARLLVDRAIQTAAGRHDPLAATNELIHETGARYIDFVIPGLLGMNLMGSAIWGLVFSVVEGRQKRLLKRMVASPMPRWQYLASFLLSRLLMLVIEVAVFLGFAKVAFGVPFRGSLLELGFLCLLTSLAFSALGLLIASRAKTIEAASGLMNLAMLPMWILSGVFFSATRFPAIIQPFVRALPLTAAIDALRGNMLQGMSLPQMMAPTSILLAWLVVPFFVALKIFRWR; translated from the coding sequence ATGAGTAAGCTTGCGGAGAGCAGCCTGTTTCAGTTGACGGCGACGCGGTTCCGGCTTTTTCTGCGGGAGCCGGAGGCTTTGTTCTGGGTGTTCGCGTTTCCGATTCTGCTGGCGGTGGGCCTCGGCATCGCGTTCCGCAATCGGCCGGCAGATGTGCTGCCCGTGGCTGCGACCACCCCGCAGTTGACGCAGGCGCTGGTTGCGGACAAGGGCCTGAAGGCGACCACGATGGACGAGGCCGCGGGTACGCATGCGCTGGCGACCGGCAATATCACCCTGCTGGCGATTCAGACCGTGCAGGGCGTGGAGTACAAGTACGACGATACGAATCCTGATGCGCGCAATGCGCGGCTGCTGGTGGATCGCGCGATTCAGACAGCAGCCGGGCGTCACGATCCCCTAGCGGCGACGAATGAGCTGATTCACGAGACGGGCGCGCGCTATATCGACTTCGTCATTCCGGGATTGCTGGGCATGAACCTGATGGGCTCGGCGATCTGGGGACTGGTGTTCTCCGTGGTGGAGGGACGGCAGAAGCGCTTGCTGAAGCGCATGGTGGCGTCACCCATGCCGCGGTGGCAATACCTGGCGTCGTTTCTGCTTTCGCGGCTGCTGATGCTGGTCATCGAGGTGGCGGTATTTCTCGGCTTCGCCAAGGTCGCGTTCGGCGTGCCGTTCCGCGGCTCGCTGCTGGAGTTGGGATTTCTCTGCCTGCTGACGTCACTCGCATTCTCGGCGTTGGGGCTGCTGATTGCCTCTCGCGCCAAAACGATTGAAGCGGCCTCAGGTCTGATGAACCTGGCGATGCTGCCCATGTGGATTCTGTCGGGAGTGTTCTTCTCGGCCACGCGCTTCCCGGCGATCATTCAGCCGTTTGTGCGGGCGCTGCCGCTGACTGCGGCCATCGACGCGTTGCGCGGCAACATGTTGCAAGGCATGAGCCTGCCGCAGATGATGGCGCCCACGTCGATTCTGCTGGCTTGGCTGGTGGTGCCGTTCTTTGTGGCGCTGAAGATCTTCCGCTGGCGTTAG
- a CDS encoding M16 family metallopeptidase: MRKHSPQFFCALGVLILAGLSLNAGAQVQHKLPEIKYEKYTLPNGLTVITHEDHRLPLVAVDLWYHVGPLNERPGRTGFAHLFEHMMFEGSEHVGEKAHIKYVQSAGATDVNGTTNFDRTNYFETMPSNQLELALWLESDRMGFLMEGLDREKLTNQRDVVRNERRQGEGRPYYVAEEALYHALLPKEHPYYGDVIGSHQDIESARIADVRDFHQRYYTPNNASIAIAGDFDAAKLKELLTKYFGPIPAGPKVDPVTTKTPPITAQKRVTVTDTVKLPQISIAWLTPPAFTQDAYNVDAAMFALGGAKASRLDTALVYKSQTAQSVTCYSNAQKLTGITECSITAKPGVKLQDLEATFWSELDRLQKEGPTAEEVEAAKALNLTQKISGLQRLGGFGGVADTLNEYNQYMGDPGFLAKDVAMAEAVTVASTKDAAVKYFSKDAAVVVSCVPGEKKLEDVPRSPADTDADVKITNPYTPEFEKAQEWRKNKPAAGSAPEIHLPVPTEFSLDNGLKVLLVEGHALPVVTAALVSRAGSENNRPTKAGLATLTSEIMSDGTQSRNLEKLAQDEERIGARVAVNAGMDSGAVSMSLLATHADEGMDILADIAQHPAFRAEDVERRTKQRLVRISQETDNVQSMAFRVGPKLVFGETPYGLAANGTAESVKGLTASDISTFYADHYGPNDSVLVLAGDVTRAEAERLAKKYFGGWTSHAAEPPSIPAPPAPASTHVVIVDKPGAPQTALMAFGAGVSAYSPDTDVLTVLNYTLGGSFGSRINMNLREQHGYTYGARSSFTGYRDGGFFFSGGLVRTDVTAAAAKELMLEIRNFPGKPSTAEELAAAKEASIRSLPGRFETTSAIADATSGIFVYNRPLDYFAKLPAKYEAITEGDIARAAKQYLHPDQLVIVTAGDRSKIEPGLKDAGLGPIEVRDLNGNPVSSTGAAAEQ, from the coding sequence TTGCGAAAGCACTCCCCGCAATTCTTCTGCGCCCTCGGCGTGCTCATCCTTGCAGGATTGAGCCTGAACGCCGGCGCGCAAGTGCAGCACAAGCTGCCCGAGATTAAATACGAGAAATACACCCTGCCCAACGGGCTAACGGTGATCACGCACGAAGATCACCGGCTGCCGCTGGTGGCCGTGGACCTGTGGTATCACGTGGGTCCGCTCAATGAGCGGCCCGGACGCACCGGCTTTGCGCACCTGTTTGAGCACATGATGTTCGAGGGCTCGGAGCATGTGGGCGAGAAGGCGCACATCAAGTATGTGCAGTCTGCCGGCGCAACGGATGTGAACGGCACCACCAACTTCGACCGCACGAACTATTTCGAGACCATGCCGTCGAATCAGCTCGAGCTGGCGCTGTGGCTGGAGAGTGACCGCATGGGCTTCCTGATGGAAGGCCTCGACCGCGAGAAGCTCACGAACCAGCGCGATGTTGTGCGCAACGAGCGCCGCCAGGGCGAAGGCCGCCCTTACTACGTCGCCGAGGAAGCGCTGTATCACGCGCTGCTTCCGAAAGAGCATCCGTATTACGGCGATGTGATCGGCAGCCACCAGGACATCGAGTCGGCGCGCATTGCCGATGTGCGCGATTTTCACCAGCGGTACTACACGCCCAACAACGCTTCGATCGCCATTGCGGGCGACTTCGATGCGGCGAAGCTGAAGGAACTGCTGACGAAGTATTTCGGGCCGATCCCCGCTGGTCCCAAGGTTGATCCGGTGACGACGAAGACTCCCCCGATCACCGCGCAGAAGCGCGTTACCGTGACCGATACGGTGAAGCTGCCGCAGATCTCGATTGCGTGGCTCACTCCTCCGGCGTTTACGCAGGACGCGTATAACGTGGATGCGGCAATGTTCGCGCTGGGCGGCGCGAAGGCCAGTCGCCTCGACACGGCGCTGGTCTACAAATCGCAGACCGCGCAGAGCGTGACGTGCTACTCGAATGCGCAGAAGCTGACGGGAATTACGGAGTGCTCCATCACGGCCAAGCCAGGCGTGAAGCTGCAAGACCTGGAAGCTACATTCTGGTCTGAGTTGGACAGGCTGCAGAAGGAGGGTCCTACGGCCGAGGAAGTGGAAGCGGCTAAGGCGCTGAACCTGACGCAGAAGATCAGCGGACTGCAGCGGCTGGGCGGCTTCGGCGGCGTGGCAGATACGTTGAACGAGTACAACCAGTACATGGGCGATCCCGGCTTTCTGGCGAAAGACGTAGCGATGGCGGAGGCTGTGACGGTGGCGAGCACCAAGGACGCTGCGGTGAAGTATTTCTCAAAGGATGCCGCGGTTGTGGTGTCGTGCGTGCCGGGCGAAAAGAAGCTTGAAGATGTTCCGCGCAGCCCTGCCGATACCGATGCGGATGTGAAGATCACGAATCCGTACACGCCGGAGTTTGAGAAGGCGCAGGAGTGGCGGAAGAACAAGCCCGCGGCCGGCTCGGCACCGGAGATTCATCTGCCGGTGCCAACGGAGTTCAGCCTCGACAACGGGCTCAAGGTGTTGCTGGTCGAAGGCCACGCTTTGCCGGTTGTGACGGCGGCGCTGGTTTCGCGCGCGGGCAGTGAGAACAACCGGCCCACCAAGGCGGGGTTGGCCACGCTCACCTCGGAGATCATGAGCGACGGCACGCAGTCGCGCAATCTTGAGAAGCTGGCGCAGGATGAAGAGCGGATCGGCGCGCGCGTGGCGGTCAATGCCGGCATGGACTCCGGCGCCGTGTCGATGAGCCTGCTGGCCACGCACGCCGATGAAGGCATGGATATCCTAGCCGACATCGCGCAGCATCCGGCGTTCCGCGCCGAAGACGTGGAGAGGCGTACGAAGCAGCGGCTCGTGCGCATCAGCCAGGAAACCGACAACGTGCAGAGCATGGCATTCCGAGTAGGGCCGAAGCTGGTGTTCGGCGAGACACCATACGGGCTCGCCGCAAACGGGACCGCGGAGAGCGTGAAGGGCTTGACGGCATCGGACATCTCGACGTTCTACGCGGATCACTATGGACCCAACGACTCGGTGCTGGTGCTCGCCGGTGACGTGACGCGCGCTGAGGCCGAGCGGCTGGCAAAGAAGTACTTTGGCGGATGGACGAGTCACGCCGCGGAACCGCCAAGCATTCCGGCGCCGCCCGCGCCAGCATCCACGCACGTGGTGATAGTGGACAAGCCGGGCGCTCCCCAGACGGCGCTCATGGCCTTTGGCGCAGGAGTGTCCGCATACTCGCCGGATACTGACGTGCTGACCGTACTCAACTACACACTGGGGGGCAGCTTCGGCAGCCGCATCAACATGAACCTGCGGGAGCAGCACGGTTACACCTACGGCGCGCGTTCTTCGTTTACCGGGTACCGCGATGGCGGCTTCTTCTTTTCGGGCGGCCTCGTACGCACGGACGTGACCGCTGCGGCCGCGAAGGAGCTAATGCTGGAGATTCGCAATTTCCCCGGCAAGCCTTCAACGGCAGAAGAGCTGGCCGCGGCCAAGGAGGCTTCAATCCGTTCGCTGCCTGGGCGGTTCGAGACCACCTCGGCGATTGCCGATGCGACCAGCGGCATTTTCGTCTACAACCGGCCGCTGGACTACTTCGCGAAGCTGCCGGCTAAGTACGAGGCGATCACGGAAGGCGATATCGCACGCGCCGCGAAGCAGTACCTACATCCGGACCAGCTCGTAATTGTGACGGCCGGCGACCGCAGCAAGATCGAGCCGGGATTGAAAGATGCCGGGCTGGGGCCGATCGAAGTGCGCGATCTGAATGGCAATCCCGTTTCGTCAACCGGAGCAGCGGCGGAACAGTAG
- the bla gene encoding class A beta-lactamase, producing MRLPFLLLLAAASGTAQQSLQQQVRAIASEAQGTVSTACFLANSDLNCDLNQHDHPPMQSVFKLPLGIAILHQVEQGKFTLDQQIRFEPSDRILPHAYSPLWDKYPQAGVDIPLRELLRLTVSLSDNVAADILLRVGGGPAVVDRYIASLGVRGFHLRDNENALHHATSVQYGNWFEPAGAVQLLRMIDEHSPLNAEHTAFLREIMTAPLEKTRIGTKLPPGTIVAHKSGTSDVDNGLAHATNDIGLITLPDGRKLAVAVFVTDSRADEATRLRVIGEIGKAAFDASQRSH from the coding sequence ATGCGTCTTCCCTTCTTGCTTCTTCTGGCGGCAGCCTCCGGCACCGCGCAGCAGTCCCTTCAACAGCAGGTCCGGGCCATCGCCAGTGAGGCTCAAGGCACCGTCTCCACCGCTTGTTTCCTGGCCAATTCCGATCTGAACTGCGACCTGAACCAACACGACCATCCACCCATGCAGTCGGTCTTCAAGCTGCCGCTGGGCATTGCCATCCTGCATCAGGTGGAACAGGGCAAGTTCACGCTCGACCAGCAGATTCGGTTCGAGCCCTCCGATCGCATCCTTCCCCACGCCTACAGCCCGCTCTGGGACAAGTACCCGCAGGCCGGCGTCGATATCCCACTGCGCGAGCTGCTACGCCTCACCGTCTCGCTCAGCGACAACGTTGCGGCCGACATCCTGCTGCGCGTCGGCGGCGGCCCTGCCGTGGTCGACCGCTACATCGCCTCGCTCGGCGTCCGCGGCTTTCACCTGCGCGATAACGAGAACGCCCTGCATCACGCCACCAGCGTGCAATACGGCAACTGGTTCGAGCCAGCAGGAGCGGTTCAGCTGCTCCGCATGATCGACGAGCACTCGCCATTGAACGCCGAGCACACCGCGTTCTTGCGCGAGATTATGACCGCGCCACTGGAGAAGACGCGCATCGGTACAAAGCTGCCACCAGGAACAATCGTCGCGCACAAGAGCGGAACCTCCGACGTCGACAACGGCCTGGCTCACGCCACCAACGACATCGGCCTGATCACCCTTCCCGATGGCCGAAAACTTGCCGTAGCCGTGTTTGTCACGGATTCACGTGCGGATGAAGCGACGCGCCTGCGCGTGATCGGCGAGATCGGCAAAGCGGCCTTCGACGCATCCCAGCGCAGCCATTAA
- the rpsP gene encoding 30S ribosomal protein S16: MIRLARFGATKQPYYRVVVIEKDRARNGRSIEVVGTYNPRTNPASVDLKHERIAYWRSKGAQFSDTVAKLVDKFPAKPAAEPTAA; the protein is encoded by the coding sequence ATGATTCGTCTGGCGCGTTTTGGCGCCACCAAGCAGCCCTACTACCGTGTGGTCGTCATCGAGAAGGACCGCGCCCGCAACGGCCGTTCCATTGAGGTCGTCGGCACTTACAATCCGCGGACCAATCCCGCCTCGGTTGACCTGAAGCACGAGCGCATCGCCTACTGGCGCAGCAAGGGCGCGCAGTTCTCTGATACGGTCGCCAAGCTGGTGGACAAGTTCCCGGCCAAGCCGGCAGCCGAACCTACCGCAGCCTAG
- a CDS encoding KH domain-containing protein, with protein MTQHDMVAVEELVREIARALVDEPAAVDVQSVNREENTVLKLKVAPNDVGKVIGKQGRTARSVRTILGAVSMKLHHRYTLDILEEDEQV; from the coding sequence ATGACCCAGCACGATATGGTTGCAGTCGAAGAATTGGTTCGCGAAATCGCGCGAGCCCTGGTGGATGAACCGGCAGCCGTGGATGTTCAGTCGGTGAACCGCGAGGAAAACACCGTGCTGAAGCTTAAGGTTGCCCCCAACGACGTAGGCAAGGTCATTGGCAAGCAGGGGCGGACGGCGCGCTCGGTCCGCACCATACTTGGCGCGGTGAGCATGAAATTGCATCACCGGTATACTCTCGACATTCTTGAAGAAGACGAACAGGTCTAG
- the rimM gene encoding ribosome maturation factor RimM (Essential for efficient processing of 16S rRNA): MPDWVWLARVRKPQGRKGEVFAEILTDFPEKFAERKRLWLLSERPGAAPSREMELIHHWPHKGGIVLHFAGIDSISAAETLAGLIVAVPHSERAALAEDEVHIADLIDCTLIDVSADPPISVGKIENVDRTAGPTPLLIVKSAKGEVLVPFAKSYLRKVDIENQRVEMALPEGLVDLNG, translated from the coding sequence GTGCCTGACTGGGTTTGGCTTGCCCGCGTGCGCAAACCGCAGGGCCGCAAAGGCGAGGTCTTCGCCGAAATCCTCACCGACTTTCCGGAAAAATTCGCCGAGCGCAAGCGGCTTTGGCTGCTCTCAGAGCGGCCAGGGGCCGCACCCTCGCGCGAAATGGAACTCATCCATCACTGGCCGCACAAGGGCGGCATCGTCCTGCATTTTGCCGGCATCGATTCAATCTCTGCCGCGGAGACGCTGGCGGGGCTGATTGTGGCCGTTCCGCACAGCGAGCGCGCCGCTTTGGCCGAGGACGAGGTCCACATCGCAGACCTCATCGACTGCACGCTGATCGATGTTTCTGCCGATCCACCGATTTCGGTGGGTAAGATCGAAAACGTCGATCGAACTGCTGGGCCTACGCCGCTGCTGATTGTGAAGAGCGCGAAAGGCGAGGTGCTGGTGCCATTCGCCAAGAGCTATCTGCGCAAAGTCGACATCGAAAATCAGCGAGTGGAAATGGCATTGCCCGAAGGACTTGTGGATCTGAACGGCTGA
- the trmD gene encoding tRNA (guanosine(37)-N1)-methyltransferase TrmD, with protein MRFDLVTIFPGFFAGFFEHGIVRRAQADGLVEIGVHDLRSFTHDRHRTVDDRPFGGGEGMVLKPEPLARAMEAMGIAPRQQRVLRSAQDDKAEGEPISGGTRVILTSAQGCRFDQSVARELAQLDRVVLICGRYEGVDERINELYCDMELSIGDYVLSGGELAAAIVLDATMRLIPGVLGNEASGEFESFGAADASITTDVEGVPRSQHGSGGLLDYPHYTRPAEFAGLRAPEVLLNGDHQQIRRWRREQQLRKTLRNRPDLLERAPLSEEDRRVLEAIKEQG; from the coding sequence ATGCGCTTCGATCTGGTCACCATCTTTCCGGGATTCTTCGCCGGTTTCTTCGAGCACGGCATCGTGCGCCGCGCGCAGGCCGACGGGCTGGTGGAGATTGGTGTGCACGATCTGCGCAGCTTTACGCACGACCGGCACCGGACAGTCGATGACCGGCCGTTCGGAGGCGGCGAGGGGATGGTACTGAAGCCCGAGCCGCTGGCGCGGGCTATGGAGGCCATGGGGATCGCGCCGAGACAACAGCGGGTCCTTCGCTCCGCTCAGGATGACAAAGCTGAGGGTGAGCCCATTTCAGGTGGAACTCGCGTCATCCTCACCTCGGCGCAGGGCTGCCGTTTCGACCAGTCCGTTGCCCGCGAGCTGGCTCAACTCGACCGCGTCGTCCTGATCTGCGGGCGCTACGAAGGCGTGGACGAGCGGATCAACGAGCTCTACTGCGACATGGAACTGTCTATCGGCGACTATGTGTTGAGCGGCGGCGAGCTGGCGGCGGCTATCGTGCTCGACGCAACGATGCGCTTGATTCCCGGCGTGCTGGGCAATGAAGCTTCAGGCGAGTTCGAAAGCTTCGGCGCGGCAGACGCTTCCATCACGACTGACGTAGAGGGCGTGCCGCGCTCGCAGCACGGCTCCGGAGGCTTGCTCGATTACCCCCATTACACGCGGCCTGCCGAGTTCGCAGGCCTGCGTGCGCCCGAGGTTCTGCTGAACGGCGATCACCAGCAGATCCGCCGCTGGCGCCGCGAACAGCAGTTGCGCAAGACGCTCAGGAACCGGCCCGACCTGCTGGAGCGTGCCCCGCTGAGCGAGGAAGACCGCCGGGTTCTCGAGGCGATCAAGGAACAGGGATAG
- a CDS encoding peptidyl-prolyl cis-trans isomerase, whose protein sequence is MIRFLQKDTKMAKAIYIVIIGAASIGMVVYLIPGLMNSAAATPDTYAEVFPHWYSKILRTGDTVSLQEVQRAARQQLQQYPQYADNPMILNFMTQQAGQRLVQQQILLTEADKLGVTATNDDVKKFLHTGMMGQTIFPNGNYIGDAAYTNLVNTRANMSVADFEDGIRRQIVIDRLMKLITASVSVGDQEVRDSYRKENTKIKFDYAVINGDDLRKTINPSDAELQAFFQKNQARYANAVPEQRTITYFAFTPNQLPGGIPQPSQQEIQSYYNQHQSEYQVPKQARSRHILIKVDAGADAKTDAAAKAKAEDIAKQLRNGGNWTELAKKNSDDPGSKDSGGELGFAQPGRMVPEFDKAIFNNKIGDIAVVKSQFGYHVVQVEERQDAHAQSLAEVTDTIKATLSRQSVSQAEDNYAKQLQQEAASKGLQATAAAHHLELTTTPPVAAGGTISTLPDGAELVSKAFQTNKGDKPQTATTGEGFAIFQVTDITKAHAPTFADWKSHVLDDFRNQQLPGLLNAKTQELANKAKAGDFAKAAKEEGATVKTSDLVGQSAQVPDFGAVGQLAPQLFEMKPGDVSGPINAGRTGVVAKIDDKVAPTDQDIQKSFDQAKEQMVDQRRNEAFSVFAANVADTYKKKNLIAYNAKAMQQQPDQGGQ, encoded by the coding sequence ATGATTCGTTTCCTGCAGAAAGACACCAAGATGGCGAAGGCCATCTACATCGTCATCATTGGCGCCGCCTCCATCGGCATGGTCGTCTACCTGATCCCCGGGCTGATGAACTCCGCCGCTGCCACCCCTGACACCTACGCCGAAGTGTTTCCGCACTGGTACAGCAAGATTCTCCGCACTGGCGACACGGTCAGTCTTCAGGAAGTGCAGCGGGCCGCGCGCCAGCAACTGCAGCAGTATCCGCAGTACGCGGATAACCCGATGATTCTGAACTTCATGACGCAGCAGGCCGGCCAGCGGCTGGTGCAGCAGCAGATCCTGCTCACCGAAGCAGACAAGCTCGGCGTCACGGCGACCAACGACGACGTGAAGAAATTCCTGCATACGGGCATGATGGGCCAGACTATCTTCCCGAACGGGAACTACATTGGCGACGCAGCTTACACCAACCTGGTGAACACCCGCGCCAACATGTCGGTGGCTGATTTTGAAGACGGCATCCGCCGCCAGATCGTCATTGACCGCCTGATGAAGCTGATCACGGCCAGCGTCTCGGTCGGCGATCAGGAAGTCCGCGACAGCTACCGCAAAGAAAACACCAAGATCAAGTTCGACTATGCGGTGATCAACGGCGATGACCTGCGCAAGACTATCAACCCGTCTGACGCCGAGCTGCAGGCCTTCTTCCAGAAGAACCAGGCGCGCTACGCAAATGCGGTTCCCGAGCAGCGCACCATCACCTACTTCGCTTTCACGCCGAACCAGCTTCCCGGCGGCATCCCGCAGCCCTCGCAGCAGGAGATCCAGAGCTACTACAACCAGCACCAGTCCGAGTACCAGGTGCCCAAGCAGGCCCGCTCGCGCCACATCCTCATCAAGGTGGATGCCGGCGCGGACGCCAAGACCGACGCTGCCGCCAAGGCGAAGGCCGAGGACATTGCGAAGCAGCTCCGCAACGGCGGCAACTGGACTGAGCTCGCCAAGAAGAACTCTGACGATCCTGGCTCCAAGGACTCCGGCGGCGAGCTCGGTTTCGCTCAGCCCGGCCGCATGGTGCCCGAGTTCGACAAGGCGATCTTCAACAACAAGATCGGCGACATTGCCGTCGTGAAGTCGCAGTTCGGCTATCACGTTGTCCAGGTGGAAGAGCGCCAGGACGCGCACGCTCAGTCGCTGGCTGAAGTGACGGACACGATCAAGGCCACGCTGAGCCGCCAGTCCGTCTCGCAGGCGGAGGACAACTACGCGAAGCAGCTGCAGCAGGAGGCCGCTTCCAAAGGCCTGCAGGCCACGGCCGCTGCGCATCACCTTGAACTAACAACCACACCGCCGGTCGCCGCAGGTGGAACGATCTCCACGCTGCCTGATGGTGCCGAGCTTGTCTCGAAAGCCTTCCAGACCAACAAGGGTGATAAGCCGCAGACCGCGACCACGGGAGAGGGGTTCGCCATCTTCCAGGTAACGGACATCACGAAGGCGCATGCGCCTACATTCGCCGACTGGAAGAGCCACGTGCTCGACGACTTCCGCAACCAGCAACTTCCCGGACTGCTGAATGCCAAGACGCAGGAGCTGGCCAACAAGGCCAAGGCGGGCGATTTCGCCAAGGCTGCCAAGGAGGAAGGCGCCACCGTGAAGACCAGCGACCTCGTCGGCCAGAGCGCGCAGGTTCCCGACTTCGGTGCGGTGGGTCAGCTTGCACCGCAGCTCTTTGAGATGAAGCCCGGCGACGTCAGCGGTCCCATCAATGCCGGCCGCACCGGCGTAGTGGCCAAGATCGACGACAAGGTCGCGCCCACGGATCAGGACATCCAGAAGAGCTTCGACCAGGCAAAGGAGCAGATGGTCGACCAGCGCCGCAACGAGGCGTTCTCGGTGTTTGCCGCGAATGTGGCCGACACCTATAAGAAGAAGAACCTGATTGCCTACAACGCCAAGGCTATGCAGCAACAGCCGGATCAGGGCGGCCAGTAA